A window of the Streptomyces formicae genome harbors these coding sequences:
- a CDS encoding serine/threonine-protein kinase: MSATTQCVRPGCAGTYEDVGGGELYCDACGLAPAAGPGSASGPWAGSEAGAGSEAGSAASSCQRPGCDGSYEDVGGGELYCDTCGLAPVVSVNGALPSPPTGITAGGNSGSAPSGSRSSRSSRSSSRSSRSSSRSSRSSRSSRSSTSRRSVSGRLSRSLSGRSTGRSVSVRSSGSTASASGRNRLGAGLVTVPGVPRPDPRSAVMENPEVPERKRFCSRSDCGAPVGRARGDRPGRTEGFCTKCGHPYSFVPKLREGDIVHGQYEVAGCLAHGGLGWIYLAVDRAVSDRWVVLKGLLDTGDQDAMAAAISERRFLAEIEHSNIVRIYNFVEHLDQRTGSLDGYIVMEYVGGKSLKEIANGRRSADGRRDPLPVEQACAYGIEALEALGHLHSRNLLYCDFKVDNAIQTEDQLKLIDMGAVRRMDDDESAIYGTVGYQAPEVAELGPSVASDLYTVARTLAVLTFDFQGYTNVFVDSLPDPGNIEVFRTYESFYRLLVRATDPDPARRFASAQEMADQLTGVLREVVALQTGRPRPSLSTLFGPELRVTDTELFAELDGEVSALGARRAARKRGRGAAGGAGALVAAPAQTALPRPRSEAPVPVPVSPAPAPVPAGATAAPQLAGLDARATALALPVPRVDANDPNAGFLAGLMASAPAELIAALHAAPANSVELRLRELRARLEMGEFGSATTSLTELESRHPDDWRVVWYRGVASLATGDHETAALSFDAIYDAFPGEAAPKLALGVCAEVLGQLDNAAEYYRLVWTTDPSFVSAAFGLARVQLASGDRAGAVRTLESVPEASIHYTAARVAAVRARLRRRAAHDPLIDDLTAAADQVTALDGFGLDAVRREQLSTEVLGTALDWVLSGSPGARPAASVLLGSELDERGLRFGLERSFRVLARLARHGEERIELVERANRFRPRTWV, from the coding sequence GTGAGTGCAACCACCCAGTGCGTGCGCCCCGGCTGCGCGGGGACGTACGAGGACGTCGGCGGCGGCGAGCTGTACTGCGACGCCTGTGGGCTGGCCCCGGCCGCCGGGCCCGGATCCGCATCCGGGCCCTGGGCAGGGTCCGAGGCCGGGGCGGGGTCCGAGGCCGGCTCGGCCGCGTCCTCCTGCCAGCGGCCCGGCTGCGACGGCTCGTACGAGGACGTGGGCGGCGGAGAGCTGTACTGCGACACCTGCGGGCTCGCCCCGGTGGTCTCGGTGAACGGTGCGCTGCCGTCCCCGCCCACCGGGATCACCGCGGGCGGCAACAGCGGCTCCGCGCCCAGCGGTTCACGGTCGTCGCGGTCCTCCCGGTCGTCGTCACGGTCCTCCCGGTCGTCGTCACGGTCCTCCCGGTCGTCGCGCTCGTCGCGCTCGTCGACCTCCCGGCGGTCGGTCTCGGGCCGGCTGTCGCGGTCGCTGTCCGGCCGCAGCACCGGCCGCTCCGTGTCGGTCCGCAGCTCCGGATCCACGGCGTCGGCTTCCGGTCGCAACCGGCTCGGCGCCGGCCTGGTCACCGTGCCGGGCGTGCCGCGCCCCGACCCGCGCTCCGCCGTGATGGAGAACCCCGAGGTCCCGGAGCGGAAGCGATTCTGCAGCCGCAGCGACTGCGGCGCCCCGGTCGGACGTGCCCGCGGGGACCGCCCGGGCCGCACGGAGGGCTTCTGCACCAAGTGCGGCCACCCGTACTCGTTCGTGCCGAAGCTGCGCGAGGGCGACATCGTGCACGGGCAGTACGAGGTCGCGGGGTGCCTGGCCCACGGCGGACTCGGCTGGATCTATCTCGCCGTCGACCGTGCCGTATCCGACCGCTGGGTCGTCCTCAAGGGCCTCCTCGACACCGGCGACCAGGACGCCATGGCCGCGGCGATCTCGGAGCGGCGCTTCCTCGCGGAGATCGAGCACTCCAACATCGTCCGCATCTACAACTTCGTCGAGCACCTCGACCAGCGGACCGGATCGCTCGACGGCTACATCGTCATGGAGTACGTCGGCGGCAAGTCCCTCAAGGAGATCGCGAACGGCCGGCGCTCCGCCGACGGCAGGCGCGACCCGCTGCCGGTCGAGCAGGCGTGCGCGTACGGGATCGAGGCCCTGGAGGCGCTCGGCCATCTGCACAGCCGCAATCTGCTCTACTGCGACTTCAAGGTCGACAACGCGATCCAGACCGAGGACCAGCTCAAGCTCATCGACATGGGCGCGGTACGGAGAATGGACGACGACGAGTCGGCGATCTACGGCACGGTGGGGTACCAGGCGCCGGAGGTCGCGGAGCTCGGCCCGTCGGTGGCCTCGGACCTGTACACGGTGGCGCGCACGCTCGCCGTGCTGACGTTCGACTTCCAGGGCTACACGAACGTGTTCGTGGACTCCCTCCCCGACCCGGGCAACATCGAGGTCTTCCGGACCTACGAGTCCTTCTACCGCCTCCTCGTCCGCGCGACCGACCCGGACCCGGCACGCCGGTTCGCCTCCGCTCAGGAGATGGCGGACCAGCTGACCGGGGTGCTCCGTGAGGTCGTCGCCCTTCAGACCGGCCGCCCGCGCCCGTCGCTGTCGACGCTGTTCGGTCCGGAACTGCGGGTGACCGACACGGAGTTGTTCGCGGAGCTGGACGGCGAGGTCTCGGCCCTGGGGGCGCGCCGGGCGGCCAGGAAGCGCGGTCGCGGCGCGGCCGGCGGAGCCGGAGCCCTCGTGGCTGCGCCCGCGCAGACCGCGCTGCCGCGGCCCCGTTCCGAGGCGCCCGTGCCCGTACCCGTATCCCCCGCACCCGCACCCGTACCGGCGGGGGCCACCGCGGCGCCGCAGCTCGCCGGGCTCGACGCGCGGGCGACCGCGCTGGCGCTCCCGGTGCCGCGTGTCGACGCGAACGACCCGAATGCCGGGTTCCTCGCGGGTCTGATGGCCTCCGCCCCGGCCGAGCTGATCGCCGCACTGCACGCCGCGCCCGCGAACTCGGTGGAGCTGCGGCTGCGGGAGCTGCGCGCCCGTCTGGAGATGGGCGAGTTCGGCTCGGCGACGACTTCACTGACCGAACTGGAGTCCAGGCACCCCGACGACTGGCGGGTCGTCTGGTACCGCGGCGTCGCCTCCCTCGCGACCGGTGACCACGAGACCGCCGCGCTGTCCTTCGACGCGATCTACGACGCCTTCCCGGGGGAGGCGGCACCCAAGCTCGCGCTCGGCGTCTGCGCCGAGGTGCTGGGCCAGTTGGACAACGCGGCGGAGTACTACCGCCTCGTGTGGACGACGGACCCGAGCTTTGTCAGCGCCGCCTTCGGTCTCGCCCGGGTGCAGCTCGCCTCGGGCGACCGCGCCGGTGCCGTACGGACGCTGGAGTCGGTGCCGGAGGCGTCGATCCACTACACGGCCGCGCGCGTCGCCGCCGTACGGGCGAGGCTGCGCCGGCGCGCCGCGCACGATCCGCTGATCGACGATCTGACCGCGGCCGCCGACCAGGTCACCGCGCTGGACGGGTTCGGCCTGGACGCGGTGCGCCGGGAGCAGTTGTCCACAGAGGTCCTGGGCACGGCCCTGGACTGGGTACTCTCCGGTAGTCCCGGGGCCCGGCCCGCCGCGTCCGTCCTGCTCGGCAGCGAACTGGACGAGCGCGGGCTGCGCTTCGGCCTTGAACGCTCGTTCCGGGTGCTCGCCCGGCTCGCCAGGCACGGCGAGGAGCGCATCGAACTGGTGGAGCGGGCCAACCGTTTCCGCCCCCGGACGTGGGTGTGA
- a CDS encoding PP2C family serine/threonine-protein phosphatase, with amino-acid sequence MDRMHQLSACPSCEEPLEATDRFCGACGYDLSAVPEPPQDRPTIAIGAGDRPRPATAVRYDGPDHVLPAQAQGQGQAQGQVPAPPAPAVPPAPPAPAAPASPASPASPAANTASASGDFELAAPDPRAAAAVPGPAAAPAPAPAPPAGTKLCVACRAGHVDPDGYCENCGHAQPRERDHMEQELGSVAAVSDRGLRHHRNEDAFAVSSTALPDGSPAVIAIVCDGVSSATRPDDASAAAATTANESLLDSLPRGAHPQQAMHEAIVAAAEAVNSLAAAPAEAMEHDPHRHQNAPACTLVGAVAVAGLLVVGWVGDSRAYWVPDDRGGRPARLTEDDSWAAQMVAAGLMTEAEAYADERAHAITGWLGADAYELEPHTAAFKPDRPGVVVVCTDGLWNYAEAAEEMARVLPRDAAGRPLGAAQVLVGHALDGGGHDNVTVAVLPFAVPPQGAGSA; translated from the coding sequence ATGGACCGGATGCACCAGCTCTCGGCGTGCCCCAGCTGCGAGGAGCCCCTGGAGGCGACCGACCGGTTCTGCGGAGCGTGCGGGTACGACCTCTCGGCCGTGCCCGAGCCGCCGCAGGACCGCCCCACGATCGCCATCGGTGCCGGTGACCGTCCCCGGCCCGCGACGGCGGTGCGTTACGACGGCCCGGACCACGTGCTCCCGGCCCAGGCCCAAGGTCAGGGCCAGGCCCAGGGCCAGGTTCCTGCGCCGCCCGCCCCGGCCGTGCCGCCCGCCCCGCCCGCGCCTGCCGCGCCCGCCTCTCCCGCCTCTCCCGCCTCTCCCGCCGCGAACACCGCGTCCGCTTCGGGTGACTTCGAGCTCGCCGCACCCGACCCCCGCGCCGCCGCCGCGGTCCCCGGCCCCGCGGCCGCCCCGGCTCCCGCACCGGCGCCCCCCGCCGGGACGAAGCTCTGCGTGGCCTGCCGCGCCGGCCATGTCGACCCCGACGGCTACTGCGAGAACTGCGGGCACGCCCAGCCCCGCGAGCGGGACCACATGGAGCAGGAGCTCGGCTCGGTGGCCGCCGTCAGCGACCGCGGGCTGCGCCACCACCGCAACGAGGACGCGTTCGCCGTCTCCTCGACGGCCCTGCCTGACGGCTCCCCCGCCGTCATCGCGATCGTCTGCGACGGCGTCTCGTCGGCGACCCGCCCGGACGACGCCTCCGCAGCCGCCGCGACCACGGCCAACGAGTCGCTGCTGGACTCGCTGCCCCGCGGTGCCCACCCGCAGCAGGCGATGCACGAGGCGATCGTGGCGGCGGCCGAGGCGGTCAACTCACTGGCAGCCGCGCCCGCCGAGGCCATGGAGCACGACCCTCACCGCCATCAGAACGCGCCGGCGTGCACCCTCGTGGGCGCCGTCGCCGTGGCCGGTCTGCTGGTCGTGGGCTGGGTCGGCGACAGCCGGGCGTACTGGGTGCCCGACGACCGCGGCGGCCGTCCCGCCCGGCTCACCGAGGACGACTCCTGGGCGGCCCAGATGGTCGCCGCAGGGCTGATGACCGAGGCCGAGGCGTACGCGGACGAGCGCGCCCACGCCATCACGGGTTGGCTCGGCGCGGACGCGTACGAACTGGAGCCGCACACCGCCGCCTTCAAGCCGGACCGCCCCGGCGTGGTCGTGGTCTGCACGGACGGCCTGTGGAACTACGCGGAGGCCGCCGAGGAGATGGCGCGGGTCCTGCCGCGGGACGCGGCGGGCCGTCCGCTCGGCGCGGCCCAGGTCCTGGTCGGGCATGCGCTGGACGGCGGCGGCCACGACAACGTAACAGTGGCCGTGCTCCCGTTCGCCGTACCGCCGCAAGGGGCAGGATCGGCCTGA
- a CDS encoding vWA domain-containing protein: protein MANFSKSNVPQFSVEVYQNEFLPEGGREVNAIVTVTSTGGGTSGGLPLTAASATPLGIPGQRTDAAVALMVDCSGSMDYPATKMRNARDATASAIDTLRDGTAFAVVAGTHVAHEVYPGGGGLAVADPATRAQAKQALRRLSAGGGTAIGTWLRLADRLLHSEDVPIRHGILLTDGRNEHESPEDLRAALDACAGRFTCDARGVGTDWEVKEVTGIASALLGSADIVADPSGLAADFTRMMENAMGKEVADVSLRLWTPVGAEIVFVKQVAPTVEELTDRRTEAGPRAGDYPTGSWGDESRDYHVCVRVPEAGIGQEMLAARVSLIIPDPAGGTPQALSQGLVRAVWTDDMAASTSINPQVAHYTGQAELAQVIQQGLDARKSGDTDGATAKLGRAVQLAAASGNEDTAKLLAKVVDVVDVATGTVRLKAKVEEADEMTLETRSTKTVRVKK from the coding sequence ATGGCGAACTTCTCGAAGTCGAACGTGCCTCAGTTCTCCGTCGAGGTGTACCAGAACGAGTTCCTGCCGGAGGGCGGCCGCGAGGTGAACGCGATCGTCACGGTCACCTCCACCGGCGGTGGTACGAGTGGCGGGTTGCCGCTCACGGCGGCGTCCGCCACCCCCTTGGGCATACCCGGGCAGCGCACCGACGCCGCCGTGGCGCTGATGGTGGACTGCTCCGGCTCGATGGACTATCCGGCGACGAAGATGCGCAACGCGCGCGACGCCACGGCCTCGGCCATCGACACCCTGCGCGACGGCACGGCCTTCGCAGTGGTCGCGGGCACGCACGTGGCCCATGAGGTCTACCCGGGCGGCGGCGGTCTCGCGGTCGCCGATCCGGCGACCCGCGCACAGGCCAAGCAGGCGCTGCGCCGGCTCAGCGCCGGCGGGGGCACGGCGATCGGCACCTGGCTGCGCCTCGCCGACCGGCTGCTGCACTCCGAGGACGTCCCGATACGTCACGGCATTCTGCTCACCGACGGCCGCAACGAGCACGAGTCGCCGGAGGATCTGCGCGCCGCCCTGGACGCCTGCGCGGGCCGCTTCACCTGTGACGCCCGCGGCGTCGGCACGGACTGGGAGGTCAAGGAGGTCACCGGGATCGCGTCGGCGCTCCTCGGCAGCGCGGACATCGTCGCCGATCCGTCCGGCCTCGCCGCGGACTTCACGCGGATGATGGAGAACGCGATGGGCAAAGAGGTCGCGGATGTGTCGCTGCGGCTGTGGACACCCGTCGGCGCGGAGATCGTGTTCGTGAAGCAGGTGGCGCCGACGGTCGAGGAGCTGACGGACCGCCGGACGGAGGCCGGCCCGCGCGCCGGTGACTACCCCACCGGTTCCTGGGGCGACGAGTCCCGCGACTACCACGTGTGTGTGCGGGTGCCCGAGGCGGGCATCGGACAGGAGATGCTCGCCGCACGGGTCTCACTGATCATCCCCGACCCGGCGGGCGGCACCCCGCAGGCGCTCTCCCAGGGTCTGGTCCGGGCGGTGTGGACGGACGACATGGCGGCGTCGACCTCGATCAACCCACAGGTCGCGCACTACACGGGCCAGGCCGAGCTGGCCCAGGTCATCCAGCAGGGCCTGGACGCCCGCAAGTCGGGCGACACCGACGGAGCGACGGCGAAACTGGGCCGCGCGGTGCAACTGGCGGCGGCCTCGGGAAACGAGGACACTGCGAAACTGCTTGCGAAGGTGGTGGACGTCGTCGATGTGGCGACGGGTACTGTGCGACTGAAGGCGAAGGTCGAGGAGGCGGACGAGATGACCCTCGAAACGCGCTCCACGAAAACGGTTCGCGTCAAGAAGTGA
- a CDS encoding FHA domain-containing protein, producing MPTCPNGHQSGSDDWCEVCGHRMAGAGAPAGAVPPPPPPPPPAPGYGFPGPGGPDATAHAELCPQCRTPREAMAPFCEECRWNFLTNTATSYTPLAPPNRQHGSGGPSGPGGPGGPGGPGGPVPGLNLPPGFQAQQQPPRPPDPFEYQGSRPSQMNRPAEPLTGDPSAPQAPQPGPPQQGPPPQPFQQSGPPAPPQMFQQPGFPQAVPAPPPPPQHQQPPQRPQPGSGGDDWVISPPSQGRPQQQPQHQSVQQPGTPPPPQYQAPANWTAFIGPDRVYFMAMMQRSGPEAAGLNLPAYSPEQQHPLSGNQVTIGRRRHSTGESPDIDLSVPPEDPGVSHQHAVLVHQPDGTWAVVDQNSTNGTTVNGAEEPIQPYVPVPLQDGDRVHVGAWTTITIRRG from the coding sequence ATGCCGACCTGCCCGAACGGACACCAGTCGGGTTCCGACGACTGGTGCGAGGTCTGCGGCCATCGCATGGCCGGGGCGGGGGCTCCGGCGGGCGCGGTGCCGCCGCCTCCTCCTCCGCCGCCGCCCGCGCCCGGTTACGGCTTCCCCGGTCCCGGCGGCCCCGACGCCACGGCCCACGCGGAGCTGTGCCCGCAGTGCCGTACGCCGCGCGAGGCGATGGCGCCCTTCTGCGAGGAGTGCCGCTGGAACTTCCTCACCAACACGGCGACGTCGTACACGCCTTTGGCGCCGCCCAACCGCCAGCACGGCTCCGGCGGTCCGAGCGGACCCGGCGGTCCGGGCGGACCCGGTGGACCCGGAGGACCGGTCCCGGGGCTGAACCTTCCGCCCGGCTTCCAGGCGCAACAGCAGCCGCCGCGCCCGCCGGACCCGTTCGAGTACCAGGGCTCGCGGCCCTCGCAGATGAACCGCCCCGCCGAGCCGCTGACCGGCGACCCGTCGGCGCCGCAGGCCCCGCAGCCGGGGCCCCCGCAGCAGGGCCCGCCCCCGCAGCCGTTCCAGCAGTCCGGTCCGCCCGCGCCCCCGCAGATGTTCCAGCAGCCGGGGTTCCCGCAGGCCGTCCCGGCCCCGCCGCCCCCGCCTCAGCACCAGCAGCCCCCGCAGCGCCCGCAGCCGGGCAGCGGCGGGGACGACTGGGTGATCTCGCCGCCCTCGCAGGGCCGGCCGCAGCAGCAGCCGCAGCACCAGTCCGTGCAGCAGCCGGGCACGCCTCCGCCGCCGCAGTACCAGGCCCCCGCGAACTGGACGGCGTTCATCGGGCCCGACCGTGTGTACTTCATGGCGATGATGCAGCGCAGCGGCCCCGAGGCCGCCGGGCTCAATCTCCCCGCGTACTCACCGGAGCAGCAGCATCCGCTCTCCGGCAACCAGGTCACCATCGGCCGCCGCCGGCACTCCACCGGCGAGTCGCCCGATATCGACCTGTCGGTGCCGCCGGAGGACCCGGGCGTCTCGCACCAGCACGCGGTCCTGGTCCACCAGCCGGACGGCACCTGGGCGGTGGTCGACCAGAACTCGACCAACGGCACGACGGTGAACGGCGCCGAGGAACCGATCCAGCCCTATGTCCCCGTCCCGCTCCAGGACGGCGACCGGGTGCACGTCGGCGCCTGGACGACGATCACCATTCGTCGCGGGTAG
- a CDS encoding methyltransferase domain-containing protein, with protein MGADQDARTLRDPFAGAAAEARRALVRRIAATGALEDPAWRAAFEEVPRHLFVPYYYVSTFAGYERLWCGDRDPERRGRWLRGAYADGPLATRVRDGQLLSSSSQPSLMARMLDALEVRDGHHVLEIGAGTGYNAALLAHRLGDALVTTVELDPEITESARAHLAAAGRHPAVITGDGARGCPGRAPFDRIIATCTPASVPEVWLGQCRPGARILAPLATGLLVLRVRDAEHAEGRFLHTPAYFVPIRGGAPVRSPVPRPAGLPRRAADSDLFDFLLSLTAGSLDPHEALSLWQREQRPERERFGVTVSGGRQWAWLDDPEGPYAWPLGATRDEW; from the coding sequence ATGGGTGCAGACCAGGATGCGCGAACGCTGCGAGACCCCTTCGCGGGCGCTGCCGCAGAGGCGCGGCGGGCGCTGGTGCGGCGCATCGCCGCGACCGGCGCGCTGGAGGATCCGGCCTGGCGGGCGGCGTTCGAGGAGGTGCCGCGGCATCTGTTCGTGCCGTACTACTACGTCTCCACCTTCGCCGGCTACGAGCGGCTGTGGTGCGGGGACCGCGACCCCGAGCGGCGCGGGCGCTGGCTGAGGGGCGCGTACGCCGACGGGCCGCTCGCCACCCGCGTACGCGACGGGCAGCTGCTCTCCTCCAGCAGCCAGCCGTCGCTGATGGCCCGGATGCTGGACGCGCTGGAGGTCCGGGACGGGCACCACGTCCTGGAGATCGGCGCCGGGACCGGCTACAACGCCGCCCTCCTCGCGCACCGCCTCGGCGACGCGCTCGTGACGACCGTCGAACTCGACCCGGAGATCACCGAGTCCGCGCGGGCCCATCTCGCGGCGGCCGGCCGCCACCCCGCCGTGATCACCGGCGACGGCGCGCGCGGCTGCCCGGGGCGCGCACCCTTCGACCGGATCATCGCGACCTGCACGCCGGCGTCCGTACCGGAGGTCTGGCTGGGGCAGTGCAGGCCGGGCGCCAGGATCCTCGCCCCGCTCGCCACCGGACTGCTCGTGCTGCGCGTGCGGGACGCGGAGCACGCGGAAGGGCGATTCCTGCACACCCCGGCGTACTTCGTCCCGATTCGCGGTGGTGCTCCGGTGCGCTCACCGGTCCCGCGGCCCGCCGGGCTGCCACGGCGGGCCGCCGACAGCGACCTGTTCGACTTCCTGCTGTCCCTGACTGCGGGCAGCCTGGACCCGCACGAAGCGCTCTCGCTCTGGCAGCGCGAGCAGCGCCCGGAGCGGGAGCGCTTCGGTGTCACGGTCAGCGGTGGACGCCAGTGGGCCTGGCTGGACGACCCCGAGGGGCCGTACGCCTGGCCGCTGGGTGCTACCCGCGACGAATGGTGA
- a CDS encoding globin, which translates to MNEIPRGTLQEQTFYEQVGGEKTFRRLVRRFYEGVAEDPVLRPMYPEEDLGPAEERLVLFLMQYWGGPRTYSDRRGHPRLRMRHAPFTVDRAAHDAWLKHMRAAVDELGLSQEHETQLWNYLTYAAASMVNTAG; encoded by the coding sequence GTGAATGAGATTCCGAGGGGCACACTTCAGGAGCAGACCTTCTACGAACAGGTCGGCGGCGAGAAGACCTTCCGGCGCCTGGTCCGGCGCTTCTACGAGGGCGTCGCCGAGGACCCGGTCCTGCGCCCGATGTACCCCGAGGAGGATCTGGGCCCGGCCGAGGAGCGGCTCGTACTCTTCCTGATGCAGTACTGGGGCGGGCCGCGCACCTACAGCGACCGCCGCGGACACCCGCGCCTGCGGATGCGCCACGCGCCGTTCACCGTCGACAGGGCCGCGCACGACGCGTGGCTGAAGCACATGCGGGCGGCCGTCGACGAGCTGGGGCTGTCGCAGGAGCACGAGACGCAGCTCTGGAACTACCTCACCTACGCGGCCGCGTCGATGGTGAACACCGCGGGCTGA